The following coding sequences lie in one Saccharopolyspora hordei genomic window:
- a CDS encoding RelA/SpoT family protein → MSHHVDSPASAADPVAEPRPASATRRVRARLARKITAQRAAQVKQVLEPLAAVHRELHPQADLQLLQRAYDVAEAKHRTQKRKSGDPYITHPLAVATILAELGMDTTTLVAGLLHDTVEDTDYSLEKLADEFGDEVAHLVDGVTKLDKVKLGAAAEAETIRKMIIAMARDPRVLVIKLADRLHNMRTMRFLPPEKQARKARETLEVLAPLAHRLGMATIKWELEDLAFAILQPKKYDEIVRLVANRAPSRDTYLRTVIDELSRQLDAARLAAKVEGRPKHYYSIHQKMIVRGRDFDDIHDLVGVRILVDEVRDCYAAMGVVHALWQPMPGRFKDYIAQPRFGVYQSLHTTVIGPEGKPLEVQIRTHEMHRTAEYGIAAHWRYKETKGRNGRGGQAAVEVDEMAWMRQLLDWQREAADPGEFLESLRYDLATREIFVFTPKGDVITLPSGSTPVDFAYAVHTEVGHRCIGARVNGRLVALERKLENGEVVEIFTSKAEGSGPSRDWLSFVASPRAKAKIKQWFAKERREEAIESGKELIAKEIRRLGLPVQRLVSAETLGAVARELHYVDVTALYAAVGEKQLSAQHLVQRLVQFIGGPEQAADEIAERSTPSTLRGRRRSSGDSGVVVKGAGDVWAKLARCCTPVPGDEILGFVTRGGWVSVHRTDCTNADDLRRTPERLVDVYWAPSASSVFLVAIQVEALDRHRLLSDVTKVLADERVNILSASVTTSKDRVAVSRFSFEMGDPKHLGHVLKAVRNIEGVYDVYRVTSAT, encoded by the coding sequence GTGAGCCACCACGTCGATTCTCCTGCGTCGGCAGCCGACCCGGTTGCCGAGCCGCGACCGGCGTCGGCGACCCGTCGCGTTCGCGCCAGGCTGGCCAGGAAGATCACGGCGCAGCGGGCCGCCCAGGTCAAGCAGGTCCTGGAACCGCTGGCCGCGGTGCACCGCGAGCTGCACCCGCAAGCGGACCTGCAGCTGCTGCAGCGGGCCTACGACGTCGCCGAGGCCAAGCACCGGACGCAGAAGCGCAAGTCCGGCGACCCCTACATCACCCACCCGCTGGCGGTCGCCACCATCCTCGCCGAGCTGGGCATGGACACCACCACGCTGGTGGCGGGCCTGCTGCACGACACCGTCGAGGACACCGACTACTCGCTGGAGAAGCTGGCCGACGAGTTCGGTGACGAGGTCGCGCACCTGGTCGACGGCGTCACCAAGCTGGACAAGGTCAAGCTGGGTGCGGCTGCCGAGGCCGAGACCATCCGCAAGATGATCATCGCCATGGCCCGCGACCCGCGGGTGCTGGTGATCAAGCTGGCCGACCGGCTGCACAACATGCGCACCATGCGCTTCCTGCCGCCGGAGAAGCAGGCCCGCAAGGCGCGCGAGACCCTCGAGGTGCTGGCGCCGCTGGCGCACCGGCTGGGCATGGCCACGATCAAGTGGGAGCTGGAGGACCTGGCCTTCGCCATCCTGCAGCCGAAGAAGTACGACGAGATCGTGCGCCTGGTCGCCAACCGGGCGCCGTCGCGCGACACCTACCTGCGCACCGTCATCGACGAGCTGTCCCGGCAGCTCGACGCCGCCCGGCTGGCCGCGAAGGTCGAGGGCCGTCCCAAGCACTACTACTCGATCCACCAGAAGATGATCGTGCGGGGGCGCGACTTCGACGACATCCACGACCTGGTGGGCGTGCGGATCCTGGTCGACGAGGTGCGCGACTGCTACGCGGCGATGGGCGTCGTGCACGCGCTGTGGCAGCCGATGCCGGGCCGCTTCAAGGACTACATCGCCCAGCCGCGGTTCGGCGTGTACCAGTCGCTGCACACCACGGTCATCGGCCCCGAGGGCAAGCCGCTGGAGGTGCAGATCCGCACCCACGAGATGCACCGCACCGCCGAGTACGGCATCGCGGCGCACTGGCGGTACAAGGAGACCAAGGGCCGCAACGGCCGGGGCGGGCAGGCCGCCGTCGAGGTCGACGAGATGGCCTGGATGCGGCAGCTGCTGGACTGGCAGCGCGAGGCCGCCGACCCGGGCGAGTTCCTGGAGTCGCTGCGCTACGACCTGGCGACCCGGGAGATCTTCGTCTTCACCCCGAAGGGCGACGTGATCACGCTGCCGTCGGGGTCCACGCCGGTGGACTTCGCCTACGCGGTGCACACCGAGGTCGGCCACCGCTGCATCGGCGCCCGCGTCAACGGCCGGCTGGTCGCCCTCGAGCGCAAGCTGGAGAACGGCGAGGTCGTCGAGATCTTCACCTCCAAGGCGGAGGGGTCGGGCCCGAGCCGGGACTGGCTGTCGTTCGTCGCCTCGCCGCGGGCCAAGGCCAAAATCAAGCAGTGGTTCGCCAAGGAGCGCCGCGAGGAGGCGATCGAGTCCGGCAAGGAGCTGATCGCCAAGGAGATCCGCCGCCTGGGCCTGCCGGTGCAGCGCCTGGTGTCGGCGGAGACCCTCGGCGCGGTCGCCCGCGAGCTGCACTACGTCGACGTCACCGCGCTGTACGCGGCGGTGGGGGAGAAGCAGCTGTCCGCGCAGCACCTGGTGCAGCGGCTGGTGCAGTTCATCGGTGGACCGGAGCAGGCCGCGGACGAGATCGCGGAGCGGTCGACGCCGTCGACGCTGCGCGGCCGGCGCCGCAGCAGCGGCGACTCGGGCGTGGTCGTCAAGGGCGCCGGGGACGTGTGGGCGAAGCTGGCCCGCTGCTGCACGCCGGTGCCGGGCGACGAGATCCTGGGCTTCGTGACCCGCGGCGGGTGGGTCAGCGTGCACCGCACGGACTGCACCAACGCCGACGACCTGCGCCGGACGCCGGAGCGGCTGGTCGACGTCTACTGGGCGCCGTCGGCGTCGTCGGTGTTCCTGGTGGCCATCCAGGTGGAGGCCCTGGACCGGCACCGCCTGCTGTCCGACGTCACCAAGGTGCTGGCCGACGAGCGGGTCAACATCCTGTCGGCCTCGGTGACGACCTCGAAGGACCGGGTGGCGGTCAGCCGCTTCTCGTTCGAGATGGGCGACCCGAAGCACCTGGGCCACGTCCTCAAGGCGGTCCGCAACATCGAGGGCGTCTACGACGTCTACCGCGTCACCTCCGCCACGTGA
- a CDS encoding YibE/F family protein, with product MTERSPAAEPPTPGGEHRARPRRPRGSGRRPASTPPTHGHGHGHGHGPVEPASTQVKRVLAIALVPFALAAIVGVLLLHPFGHEPRTGADLGFGQQPVNGEVLSAVRGPCTADAPEQDECAVLDVRMQDGPRPGQTIQQVVPTDPGSPRFAVGDQVVLSYSGADPREPSSYQVVDFQRGTPLLVLALVFAGAVLVLGRWQGLAALGALGLSFAVLIGFVLPAVLAGEDPLLVAIVGAGVIMFIALYLTHGFSARTSTAVLGTMLSLALIGVLSAVFAAATRLTGLDEDTSSLMGLLGTPIDARGLLLAGVVIGALGVLDDVTVTQTSAVWELRKANPSLTWRQLYSSGLQIGRDHVASAVNTLVLAYAGTALPMLMAYALSGRSFDEIVTSQAVAQEVVRTLVGSIGLVAAVPITTAIAAAVAVREPAGSAQASVADRVGRAAATGAETPTLRRRPPGRPANPRRAGGRAPGERR from the coding sequence GTGACCGAGCGCTCTCCTGCCGCTGAGCCACCCACGCCCGGTGGTGAGCACCGCGCCCGCCCCCGCCGCCCGCGCGGCTCGGGGCGGCGGCCCGCCAGCACCCCGCCCACCCACGGGCACGGGCACGGGCACGGCCACGGGCCGGTCGAACCGGCCTCCACGCAGGTCAAGCGCGTGCTGGCCATCGCCCTCGTGCCGTTCGCGCTGGCGGCGATCGTCGGGGTGCTGCTGCTCCACCCCTTCGGGCACGAACCGCGCACCGGCGCCGACCTGGGGTTCGGGCAGCAGCCGGTGAACGGTGAGGTCCTCTCCGCCGTCCGGGGCCCGTGCACCGCGGACGCGCCGGAGCAGGACGAGTGCGCGGTCCTCGACGTGCGGATGCAGGACGGGCCCCGCCCCGGGCAGACCATCCAGCAGGTCGTGCCCACCGACCCGGGCTCCCCGCGGTTCGCGGTCGGCGACCAGGTCGTGCTCAGCTACTCCGGCGCAGATCCCCGGGAGCCGAGCTCCTACCAGGTCGTCGACTTCCAGCGCGGCACTCCGCTGCTGGTGCTGGCCCTGGTGTTCGCCGGGGCGGTGCTCGTGCTCGGAAGGTGGCAGGGCCTCGCCGCGCTCGGCGCGCTCGGGTTGAGCTTCGCGGTGCTGATCGGCTTCGTGCTGCCGGCCGTGCTCGCCGGCGAGGACCCACTGCTGGTGGCGATCGTCGGGGCCGGGGTGATCATGTTCATCGCGCTGTACCTGACGCACGGCTTCTCCGCGCGGACCTCCACGGCCGTGCTGGGCACGATGCTGAGCCTGGCGCTCATCGGGGTGCTCAGCGCGGTGTTCGCGGCGGCCACCCGGCTCACCGGGCTGGACGAGGACACCTCCAGCCTGATGGGCCTGCTCGGCACCCCGATCGACGCGCGCGGGCTGCTGCTGGCCGGGGTCGTGATCGGCGCGCTGGGCGTGCTCGACGACGTCACCGTCACCCAGACCAGCGCGGTGTGGGAGCTGCGCAAGGCCAACCCGTCGCTGACCTGGCGGCAGCTGTACTCCTCCGGCCTGCAGATCGGCCGCGACCACGTGGCCTCCGCGGTGAACACGCTGGTGCTGGCCTACGCCGGGACGGCCCTGCCGATGCTGATGGCCTACGCGCTGTCCGGGCGCAGCTTCGACGAGATCGTCACCTCCCAGGCCGTCGCGCAGGAGGTGGTGCGGACGCTGGTCGGCAGCATCGGCCTGGTGGCCGCGGTGCCGATCACCACCGCGATCGCCGCCGCGGTGGCCGTCCGGGAACCCGCGGGGAGCGCGCAGGCGTCGGTGGCCGACCGGGTCGGGCGGGCCGCCGCCACCGGCGCCGAGACCCCCACGCTGCGCAGGCGCCCACCCGGCCGTCCGGCGAACCCACGGCGCGCAGGAGGCCGGGCCCCGGGAGAACGGCGTTAG
- the hisS gene encoding histidine--tRNA ligase, producing MSTFTAPKGIPEYYPPESAGFLAVRDTLADAARRAGYGYIELPLFEDTSLFARGVGESTDVVTKEMYTFADRGGRSVTLRPEGTAGVTRSVIEHGLDRGQLPVKLYYSGAFFRYERPQAGRYRQLQQLGVEAIGVDDPALDAEVIAIADEGYRRLGLTGHRIEITSLGDSTCRPAYRAKLQEFLRGLPLDEETRRRAELNPLRVLDDKRPEVREMVADAPLMVDHLSAEAKEHYEQVKQHLVDLGVQFVENPRLVRGLDYYTKTTFEFVHDGLGAQSGIGGGGRYDGLMAELGGQELSGVGFGLGVDRTLLACQAEGLAVGDAARCDVYCVPMGETAKRRLVAAAGGLRAAGVRVDVAYGGKGLKGAMKAADRSGARFALVLGERDLEAGTAQLKELATGEQRPVSLEDLVDEVRAAVAEAR from the coding sequence ATGAGCACGTTCACCGCCCCCAAGGGCATCCCGGAGTACTACCCGCCGGAATCGGCCGGCTTCCTGGCGGTCCGCGACACCCTGGCCGACGCGGCCCGCCGGGCCGGGTACGGCTACATCGAGCTGCCGCTGTTCGAGGACACCTCCCTGTTCGCCCGCGGCGTCGGCGAGTCCACCGACGTGGTGACCAAGGAGATGTACACCTTCGCCGACCGCGGCGGCCGGTCGGTGACGCTGCGCCCGGAGGGCACCGCGGGCGTGACCAGGTCGGTCATCGAGCACGGCCTCGACCGCGGCCAGCTGCCGGTGAAGCTCTACTACAGCGGTGCGTTCTTCCGCTACGAGCGGCCGCAGGCCGGGCGCTACCGGCAGCTGCAGCAGCTCGGCGTGGAGGCGATCGGCGTCGACGACCCGGCGCTGGACGCCGAGGTCATCGCGATCGCCGACGAGGGCTACCGCCGGCTGGGCCTGACCGGGCACCGCATCGAGATCACCTCGCTCGGCGACAGCACCTGCCGCCCCGCCTACCGGGCCAAGCTGCAGGAGTTCCTGCGCGGCCTGCCGCTGGACGAGGAGACCCGCCGCCGCGCCGAGCTCAACCCGCTGCGGGTGCTCGACGACAAGCGGCCCGAGGTGCGGGAGATGGTCGCCGACGCGCCGCTGATGGTCGACCACCTCTCGGCCGAGGCGAAGGAGCACTACGAGCAGGTCAAGCAGCACCTGGTCGACCTGGGCGTGCAGTTCGTGGAGAACCCGCGCTTGGTGCGCGGCCTGGACTACTACACGAAGACGACCTTCGAGTTCGTGCACGACGGGCTCGGCGCGCAGTCCGGCATCGGCGGCGGTGGCCGCTACGACGGCCTGATGGCCGAGCTCGGCGGCCAGGAGCTGTCCGGGGTCGGGTTCGGCCTCGGCGTGGACCGCACCCTGCTGGCCTGCCAGGCCGAGGGCCTCGCGGTCGGCGACGCGGCCCGCTGCGACGTGTACTGCGTGCCGATGGGGGAGACGGCCAAGCGCCGGCTGGTCGCGGCCGCGGGCGGTCTCCGGGCGGCCGGTGTCCGCGTCGACGTCGCCTACGGCGGCAAGGGTCTCAAGGGCGCGATGAAGGCCGCGGACCGCTCCGGTGCGCGGTTCGCGCTGGTGCTCGGCGAGCGGGACCTGGAAGCGGGGACCGCGCAGCTCAAGGAGCTGGCCACCGGGGAGCAGCGGCCGGTCTCCCTGGAAGACCTGGTCGACGAGGTGCGCGCGGCCGTGGCGGAGGCCAGATGA
- a CDS encoding transposase family protein, with the protein MLLYPSTIDLSTTTLRYVADLLRAHRRAVGSRWRKLAAHEQARLVLAFLRHGDTYARLAAGFGIGVATVYRYIHETTRLLAGRAPSLQAALWRLAWTHNNFAILDGTEIRINRVAANRPFYSGKHRHHAINLQGLTDPYGRLIWISPGLPAGAVNDTSAARAHRIPELAEKAGIWLLADRGYHKLAPGVITPYKSWHGPLTTPYTDANTAHARIRCHGERGFATLKNWHVLDRVRCSPHHVTTLAQAILTLEHQTR; encoded by the coding sequence GTGTTGTTGTATCCGTCGACGATCGATCTGTCCACTACCACGCTGCGGTATGTCGCCGACCTGCTGCGGGCGCACCGCAGGGCTGTGGGGTCGCGGTGGCGCAAGCTGGCTGCCCATGAGCAGGCACGACTGGTGCTGGCGTTTCTGCGGCATGGCGACACCTACGCGCGGCTGGCCGCCGGGTTCGGCATCGGGGTGGCCACCGTCTACCGCTACATCCACGAAACCACCCGGCTGCTGGCCGGGCGTGCCCCCTCGCTGCAGGCGGCGTTGTGGCGGCTGGCCTGGACGCACAACAACTTCGCCATCCTCGACGGCACCGAGATCCGCATCAACCGTGTGGCGGCCAACCGCCCGTTCTACTCCGGCAAACACCGCCATCACGCCATCAACCTGCAAGGACTCACCGACCCCTACGGCAGGTTGATCTGGATCTCACCGGGCCTGCCCGCCGGGGCGGTCAACGACACCAGCGCCGCCCGCGCCCACCGCATCCCCGAGCTGGCCGAGAAAGCCGGGATCTGGCTGCTGGCCGACCGCGGCTACCACAAACTCGCGCCCGGCGTGATCACCCCCTACAAGAGCTGGCACGGGCCCCTGACCACGCCCTACACCGACGCCAACACCGCCCACGCCCGCATCCGCTGCCACGGCGAACGCGGCTTCGCCACCCTCAAGAACTGGCACGTCCTCGACCGCGTCCGCTGCAGCCCCCACCACGTCACCACCCTCGCCCAAGCCATCCTCACCCTCGAACACCAAACACGATGA
- a CDS encoding MBL fold metallo-hydrolase → MLVLGFPVGPLQANCYVLARGEGEPCVVVDPGQDAVEPLRAQLREHRLTPAAVLLTHGHFDHVFCAGDVCAEHGVPAHVHPADRYMLTDPAAGLGPAGRELFGDGVVFPAPAEVREIADGEVLDLAGMRFEVTHTPGHTGGSVLFGVEAEEGGRLLLSGDTLFAGAIGRTDLPGGDHGRMLESLSTKVLPLDDDVVVLPGHGPTTTIGRERAGNPFLQGLPASDALS, encoded by the coding sequence GTGCTCGTCCTCGGATTTCCGGTAGGGCCGCTGCAGGCGAACTGCTACGTGCTCGCGCGCGGGGAGGGCGAACCCTGCGTCGTGGTGGACCCCGGCCAGGACGCCGTGGAGCCGCTGCGCGCCCAGCTGCGCGAGCACCGGCTGACCCCGGCCGCGGTGCTGCTCACCCACGGGCACTTCGACCACGTCTTCTGCGCCGGTGACGTCTGCGCCGAGCACGGCGTCCCGGCCCACGTCCACCCGGCCGACCGGTACATGCTCACCGACCCCGCTGCCGGGCTCGGCCCGGCCGGGCGGGAGCTGTTCGGCGACGGCGTGGTGTTCCCGGCGCCCGCCGAGGTGCGCGAGATCGCCGACGGCGAGGTGCTGGACCTGGCAGGCATGCGGTTCGAGGTCACCCACACGCCGGGCCATACCGGCGGGTCGGTGCTGTTCGGCGTCGAGGCCGAGGAGGGGGGACGGCTGCTGCTGTCCGGCGACACCCTCTTCGCGGGCGCCATCGGGCGCACCGACCTGCCCGGCGGCGACCACGGCCGGATGCTCGAGTCGCTGAGCACCAAGGTGCTGCCGCTGGACGACGACGTCGTCGTGCTGCCGGGCCACGGACCGACCACCACCATCGGGCGCGAACGCGCGGGCAACCCGTTCCTGCAGGGCCTGCCCGCCTCCGACGCCCTCTCCTGA
- a CDS encoding peptidylprolyl isomerase, giving the protein MPSNEQRRQAAKRKLERQLERREAQAKRRRTITIGATIVVVIAVVAGVFYFTRTGEDTAQSETPQAQPDIQIPTELAPPPKRPTPLPDPVSCEYRPDGKQPSKPVQPPANGEVSSQGTVQATLKTNQGDIPLTLDRSLAPCTVNSFVTLAEQGFYDGTSCHRIGTSGLQMLQCGDPSGSGSGGPGYAFDDETFPELQYGRGYLAMANAGPNTNGSQFFMVFGEAPLSPDYTVFGTISEEGLQVIDDVARAGDDGSYEPSPGGGKPNKPVIFEKVEVQA; this is encoded by the coding sequence GTGCCCAGCAACGAGCAACGGCGCCAGGCGGCCAAGCGGAAGCTCGAACGGCAACTGGAGCGCCGGGAAGCGCAGGCCAAGCGACGCCGGACGATCACCATCGGCGCGACGATCGTGGTGGTCATCGCAGTCGTGGCGGGCGTCTTCTACTTCACCCGCACCGGCGAGGACACCGCCCAGTCGGAGACGCCGCAGGCGCAGCCGGACATCCAGATCCCCACGGAGCTCGCGCCGCCGCCGAAGCGGCCGACGCCGCTGCCGGACCCGGTCTCCTGCGAGTACCGCCCCGACGGCAAGCAGCCCAGCAAGCCGGTGCAGCCGCCGGCCAACGGCGAGGTGTCGTCCCAGGGCACCGTGCAGGCGACCCTGAAGACCAACCAGGGCGACATCCCGCTGACCCTCGACCGGTCGCTGGCCCCGTGCACCGTGAACAGCTTCGTCACCCTCGCCGAGCAGGGCTTCTACGACGGGACGTCCTGCCACCGGATCGGCACCTCCGGCCTGCAGATGCTGCAGTGCGGCGACCCGTCCGGCTCGGGCAGCGGCGGCCCGGGCTACGCCTTCGACGACGAGACCTTCCCCGAGCTGCAGTACGGGCGCGGGTACCTGGCGATGGCCAACGCCGGCCCGAACACCAACGGCAGCCAGTTCTTCATGGTCTTCGGCGAGGCGCCGCTGTCGCCGGACTACACCGTGTTCGGCACGATCTCCGAGGAGGGCCTGCAGGTCATCGACGACGTCGCCCGCGCCGGTGACGACGGCTCGTACGAGCCGTCCCCGGGCGGTGGCAAGCCGAACAAGCCGGTCATCTTCGAGAAGGTCGAAGTCCAGGCCTGA
- a CDS encoding adenine phosphoribosyltransferase — MTEQTTIQVSDVSDPDLRRAAQLVREVPDFPEPGVLFRDISPVLADGAGLRAVVSALGRDCEFDVVAGVEARGFLVGAAVAQAHGTGVVALRKPGKLPVVADRVDYALEYGRATLELPADTLRAGQRVLIVDDVLATGGTLGAACRLVRQAGAEVAAAAVVLELTALGGRDKVLGEEVRALLRA, encoded by the coding sequence ATGACGGAGCAGACGACGATCCAGGTCAGCGACGTCTCCGACCCGGACCTGCGGCGTGCGGCCCAGCTCGTCCGCGAGGTGCCGGACTTCCCGGAGCCGGGCGTGCTGTTCCGCGACATCAGCCCGGTGCTCGCCGACGGCGCGGGGCTGCGCGCCGTGGTCTCGGCACTGGGCCGGGACTGCGAGTTCGACGTGGTCGCCGGGGTCGAGGCGCGCGGGTTCCTGGTGGGCGCCGCGGTCGCGCAGGCCCACGGCACCGGCGTGGTCGCGCTCCGCAAGCCCGGCAAGCTGCCGGTGGTCGCCGACCGCGTGGACTACGCGCTGGAGTACGGCCGGGCGACGCTGGAGCTGCCCGCGGACACGCTGCGGGCGGGGCAGCGCGTGCTCATCGTCGACGACGTGCTCGCCACCGGCGGCACCCTGGGCGCCGCCTGCCGGCTGGTGCGGCAGGCCGGTGCGGAGGTCGCGGCCGCGGCGGTCGTGCTGGAACTCACCGCGCTGGGTGGCCGGGACAAGGTCTTGGGCGAGGAAGTCCGCGCGCTCCTCCGAGCGTGA
- the secF gene encoding protein translocase subunit SecF produces the protein MKVTTPGTEGARHESVFHRLYVGTGAFDIVGKRARWYVALGLLVLVCLGSIGFKGFNLGIDFEGGTKLQMPAVGAQGPIETDEVQEAFREAVGHPAETVQVVGSGDSQSIQIRTETLTPDQVAAVKQELFTQLQPLDAQGQPNQQVISDSAVSGTWGGEITQQALIALGVFLVLVTVFLAFYFEKWMAVAALIALLHDVVVTAGLYSLIGFEVTPSTVIGLLTILGFSLYDTVVVFDKVKENTRGLLGLTRRTYPEAANLAVNQTLMRSINTSVIALLPVAGLLVVGAGLLGVGMLRDLALVQAIGMLAGVVSSVLLATPLLVDLKMREPKYREHAAKVQQRRERAQAKAAGEDVPEEAPTKQAVTAGAGSARRPSRPSGKAGRPSGKRRR, from the coding sequence GTGAAGGTGACGACTCCAGGTACCGAAGGCGCCCGCCACGAGAGCGTCTTCCACCGCCTCTACGTCGGGACCGGGGCGTTCGACATCGTCGGCAAGCGCGCCCGGTGGTACGTCGCGCTGGGGCTGCTGGTGCTGGTGTGCCTCGGCTCGATCGGCTTCAAGGGCTTCAACCTCGGCATCGACTTCGAGGGCGGCACCAAGCTGCAGATGCCTGCGGTCGGCGCGCAGGGCCCGATCGAGACCGACGAGGTCCAGGAGGCGTTCCGGGAGGCGGTCGGGCACCCGGCCGAGACGGTGCAGGTCGTCGGGTCAGGCGACAGCCAGTCCATCCAGATCCGCACCGAGACGCTGACCCCGGACCAGGTGGCCGCGGTCAAGCAGGAGCTGTTCACCCAGCTGCAGCCGCTGGACGCCCAGGGCCAGCCGAACCAGCAGGTGATCAGCGACAGCGCGGTCAGCGGCACCTGGGGCGGTGAGATCACCCAGCAGGCGCTGATCGCGCTCGGCGTGTTCCTGGTGCTGGTCACCGTCTTCCTGGCGTTCTACTTCGAGAAGTGGATGGCGGTGGCGGCGCTCATCGCGCTGCTGCACGACGTCGTGGTCACCGCGGGCCTGTACTCGCTGATCGGCTTCGAGGTCACGCCCAGCACCGTGATCGGCCTGCTGACCATCCTCGGCTTCTCGCTCTACGACACCGTGGTGGTCTTCGACAAGGTCAAGGAGAACACCCGCGGCCTGCTCGGGCTGACCCGCCGCACCTACCCGGAGGCGGCGAACCTGGCGGTCAACCAGACGCTGATGCGCTCCATCAACACCTCGGTCATCGCGCTGCTGCCGGTGGCCGGGCTGCTCGTGGTCGGCGCCGGGCTGCTCGGCGTCGGCATGCTGCGCGACCTGGCGCTGGTGCAGGCGATCGGCATGCTCGCCGGCGTCGTCTCGTCGGTGCTGCTGGCCACGCCGCTGCTGGTGGACCTCAAGATGCGCGAGCCGAAGTACCGCGAGCACGCCGCCAAGGTGCAGCAGCGCCGCGAGCGCGCCCAGGCCAAGGCCGCGGGCGAGGACGTCCCGGAGGAGGCGCCGACGAAGCAGGCGGTCACCGCCGGTGCGGGCTCGGCGCGGCGGCCGAGCCGCCCGTCGGGCAAGGCCGGTCGCCCGTCCGGGAAGCGGCGTCGATGA
- the secD gene encoding protein translocase subunit SecD has protein sequence MAPPAGQIRPGRYLAIFALIVAALYALVFFTGDGKPYPKLGIDLQGGTRVTLTARTLDGQPPTTESLNQARQIIETRVNGMGVSGSEVTRDGNNLVITVPGEGSEEAKQLGQTAELNFRKVVNMVPAQAPPAGTAPQAATQQPGDQEREIEEAKRTRQSTDPAVQMQALQALDCAADDPLRGNDDPKLPLVACDREGQYKYVLEPVFLEGREISNAQAVPPSPQDPGWKVSLDFKSEGAKVWADFTSANVGQQAAFVLDSEVVSAPTIQRALLGGNAQITGQFNQQSATDLADILKYGSLPLAFDQSEAETVSATLGVASLEAGLLAGGIGLLLVAVYCLLYYRLLGILTILSLALSGVVVYGVLVLLGRWIGFTLDLAGVAGFIIAIGITADSFIVFFERLKDEIREGRTFRSAVPRAWTRARRTILSADTVSFLAAAVLYVLAVGQVKGFAFTLGMSTVLDLVVVFLVTHPLVALASKNKFLSKPSVSGLGAVQRLGNQNRAARKAAVTTAKEA, from the coding sequence TACCTCGCGATCTTCGCGTTGATCGTGGCTGCTCTGTACGCGCTGGTGTTCTTCACCGGCGACGGCAAGCCGTACCCCAAGCTCGGGATCGACCTCCAGGGCGGCACCCGCGTGACGCTGACCGCGCGCACCCTGGACGGCCAGCCGCCCACCACCGAGTCGCTCAACCAGGCGCGGCAGATCATCGAGACCCGCGTCAACGGCATGGGGGTCAGCGGCTCCGAGGTCACCCGGGACGGCAACAACCTGGTCATCACGGTGCCCGGTGAGGGCAGCGAGGAGGCCAAGCAGCTGGGGCAGACCGCGGAGCTGAACTTCCGCAAGGTGGTCAACATGGTGCCGGCGCAGGCACCGCCGGCGGGCACCGCGCCGCAGGCCGCGACCCAGCAGCCCGGCGACCAGGAGCGCGAGATCGAGGAAGCCAAGCGCACCCGGCAGAGCACCGACCCGGCCGTGCAGATGCAGGCGCTGCAAGCGCTGGACTGCGCGGCCGACGACCCGCTGCGCGGCAACGACGACCCGAAGCTGCCGCTGGTCGCCTGCGACCGCGAGGGCCAGTACAAGTACGTCCTGGAGCCGGTGTTCCTGGAGGGCCGCGAGATCTCCAACGCCCAGGCGGTGCCGCCGAGCCCGCAGGACCCGGGCTGGAAGGTGTCGCTGGATTTCAAGAGCGAGGGCGCCAAGGTCTGGGCCGACTTCACCTCCGCCAACGTCGGCCAGCAGGCCGCGTTCGTGCTGGACAGCGAGGTCGTCTCGGCGCCGACCATCCAGCGGGCGCTGCTCGGCGGCAACGCGCAGATCACCGGCCAGTTCAACCAGCAGTCGGCCACCGACCTGGCCGACATCCTCAAGTACGGCTCGCTGCCGCTGGCCTTCGACCAGTCCGAGGCCGAGACGGTCTCCGCGACGCTCGGCGTGGCCTCCCTGGAGGCGGGCCTGCTCGCCGGTGGCATCGGCCTGCTGCTGGTGGCGGTGTACTGCCTGCTCTACTACCGGCTGCTGGGCATCCTGACGATCCTGTCGCTGGCGCTGTCCGGCGTCGTGGTCTACGGCGTGCTGGTGTTGCTCGGCCGCTGGATCGGGTTCACCCTCGACCTGGCCGGCGTCGCCGGTTTCATCATCGCCATCGGCATCACCGCCGACTCGTTCATCGTGTTCTTCGAACGCCTCAAGGACGAGATCCGCGAGGGCCGCACGTTCCGGTCGGCCGTGCCGCGCGCCTGGACGCGGGCGCGGCGCACGATCCTGTCCGCCGACACCGTCAGCTTCCTGGCCGCCGCGGTGCTCTACGTGCTGGCCGTCGGCCAGGTGAAGGGCTTCGCGTTCACCCTGGGCATGTCGACGGTGCTGGACCTGGTGGTGGTCTTCCTCGTCACCCACCCGCTGGTCGCGCTGGCGTCGAAGAACAAGTTCCTGTCCAAGCCGTCGGTCTCCGGCCTCGGTGCGGTGCAACGCCTCGGTAACCAGAACCGGGCCGCCCGCAAGGCCGCCGTGACCACCGCCAAGGAGGCGTGA